From the Thermosynechococcus sp. genome, the window CTCTATGGATTGCCCTTCCTTGAAGGAATTATCAGTGTGTTGGCCCGATTTGAACCCTTGACCCAACAGCGGGTACAGGTGTACTTTGAACGTTCCATTGTTGGCCTGCGCCAGTGGTTGAATTACTACTCCCCCGCCCAATTCATTCCCCAACTCCACAGTCGCCAGCCGCTGATAGCCCTCGATGTGCCCCTCAACAGGAATGATCAACAGGGCTGGCTTGACATTACCTACCTCGATGAAGATTTGCGAATTAGCCGCGGCAATGAAGGCAGCCTCTTTATCTTAACCCGGGTTTAGTCCCGATTCCCTGTACCCTTAGACTCTGTACCCTTAGACTAAGGAAGAGTGGCACCATTCTCACATCCCCTGCAATGGAAACACAGCCCCCCAAGCAACTTAGTTTTCCATGGAATCCAACTATCTCTGAGCCTCTGACGGAAAGCTCACTGGCAACTGATGCAGAGGGCGAGAATAGCCAACGGCGCATCCAGCACTTAGAGCAAGCCATTGATCAGTGTCAACACTACATCGATGAATTAAAGCAACAACTGCGCAATCAGGCGTTTCTCGAGGATTTGCTGGCCCGTACTGAGGAAATGGCTCAGATTCAACAGCAGGCGATCGTTGCCCTTCAAGAACAATTGCGCTCCCAAGCCACCTGTGCCCAGGACCTGGCAGAAATGAGCCACCATCGCCAATCCTTGGAAACCATTCTTCAGCAATCGCAAATGGAAATTGAGCACCTGCATCAGGAGGTGGAGCGGCTACTCAAGGCTCAAGATGCCCTTGAAGCTAAATTGGTGAATAGCCATCGTCTCCTGCGGCAACGGGAACAGGAGTGCCAATTCCTGGAATCGCAACTGCGCCAAGTCCAAGAGGAAAAAGCGCTGCTGCAAACTCGCCTTGAACAAGCCCGCTCAGAGTTGAGCGATCGCCAAACCCAAATAGATGATCTCAATCGTCGCCTCACCCAAGCCAATCATTTAATTGAAACCCAGGGACGGGTCATTAGTGCGCTGCAAGAGGCCCAAGGACCACAGACCGGCAAAAACAGTGTTATTCAGGGACTCAGTAAAACCCTACTCAAAACTCAAACCAAGCTACAGCAATTGGAACGGGACTATCAGCAGCAGCGCTTGCAATATATGAGCACCCAACACTACAACCAAGAATTGGCAGCCCGCACTCGCCAACAACAGGAACGGCTGCAACACCTAGAAGCCCAAATTGCTGAACTGCAAGAGCAAATTCTCCATCAGGCGCAGCAGGCACGGGAGCAGGAAACCGCTGTGCAACACTGGAAAGATCGCTACACCGAGGCGGAGCGATCGCTGGCGCAGTTACAACGAGTCATTGCGCAAATGGCCACAGGTGGCTCCATTTCCCGCAGTGAAGTTGCTTCCTAGGGAGGATGTCCTCACAAATCTAAATTTCGTATAATAAGCCATAGTCATTACGAGTTTGTTTATGGTCAAATTCATTGGTTGGGCAGGGAGTCTGCGGGATAGCTCCTACTCCCAAAGGGCATTAGATGCTGCTATTGCCAAAGCAGCCACCCGAGGGGTTACCGTTGAGCGTCTTGATCTACGGCAGATGAGGCTTCCCTTTTGCACAGGTGCTGAGAGCTACCCCGACTATCCCGATGTGGCCGCCTTTCAAGCTAAGGTCAAGGAAGCCGATGGCATTTTGCTGGTGACACCGGAGTACCATGGCAGTGTGAGCGGTGTGCTAAAAAACTCCCTCGATCTCCTGAGCTTTGAACATCTCAGCGGCAAAGTAGTCGCCATGATGAGTGTCCTCGGTGGCCAAACCAACAGCAATGCCCTCAACGATCTACGGGTGATTCTGCGCTGGGTGCATGCTTGGGTGATTCCGGAACAGGTGGCCATTGGTCAGGCTTGGCAAGCCTTCACACCCGAGGGGCAATTGAGGGATGCCAAGCTCGATGAGCGCGTGGACAAACTGATTGCCAGTTGGATTCAAACCACCCGTCAACTCCGAGAAGCAAGGGCCTAGTTCAATCCCTCCTGCAGCCACTGCGCCACCTGCTTGGCGTGGTAGGTGAGAATGATATCGGCACCTGCCCGCTTAAAGCCCAGTAGGGTTTCTAGCACCACTTTTTTCTCATCAATCCAGCCATTGCGGGCGGCGGCTTTCACCATTGCGTATTCGCCAGAAACATTGTAGGCGGCCACGGGAACATTGCTCACCTGCTTTAGCTGCGCAATGACATCCATGTAGGCCAGGGCAGGTTTCACCATGACAATATCTGCCCCCTCCTCAATGTCGAAGCTTACTTCCCGCACTGCTTCGCGGACATTGGCGGGATCCATTTGGTAGGTTTTTTTATCGCCAAACTTGGGGGCGGAATCTAAGGCATCACGGAAAGGGCCATAGTAGGCGGAAGCGTATTTCGCAGAGTAAGCAAGAATCCCCACATGAGTGTAACCGGCGGCATCCAGACCCGCCCGAATAGCACCGACACGGCCATCCATCATATCTGAGGGGGCAACAAAATCAGCCCCCGCGGCCGCTTGACTCACTGCCTGTTTGACCAGCACCTCTACAGTTTCGTCATTGAGAATTTCGCCATCTTTGACAATGCCATCGTGGCCTTCGCTGCTGTAGGGATCCAGGGCCACATCTGTAAAGATGAGCAAATCAGGCAAGACTTCCTTAATCCCTCGTAGCGATCGCTGGACCAGGCCATCGGGATTG encodes:
- a CDS encoding PAP/fibrillin family protein; its protein translation is MAKAELLMAIAGLNRGILATPRDRKQVAALAASLEGMNPTSDPLNTPEKLAGDWRLIYTSSQALLALDRSPLVKLGQIYQCIRPQQQRIYNIAELYGLPFLEGIISVLARFEPLTQQRVQVYFERSIVGLRQWLNYYSPAQFIPQLHSRQPLIALDVPLNRNDQQGWLDITYLDEDLRISRGNEGSLFILTRV
- a CDS encoding NADPH-dependent FMN reductase; this translates as MVKFIGWAGSLRDSSYSQRALDAAIAKAATRGVTVERLDLRQMRLPFCTGAESYPDYPDVAAFQAKVKEADGILLVTPEYHGSVSGVLKNSLDLLSFEHLSGKVVAMMSVLGGQTNSNALNDLRVILRWVHAWVIPEQVAIGQAWQAFTPEGQLRDAKLDERVDKLIASWIQTTRQLREARA
- the hemB gene encoding porphobilinogen synthase, with protein sequence MELTHRPRRLRRTAQIRRLVREHTLTTADLIYPVFVMEGEDQVQEVPSMPNCYRYTLDRLILELKEAYALGIGAIALFPLVPEHLKDNAGTESYNPDGLVQRSLRGIKEVLPDLLIFTDVALDPYSSEGHDGIVKDGEILNDETVEVLVKQAVSQAAAGADFVAPSDMMDGRVGAIRAGLDAAGYTHVGILAYSAKYASAYYGPFRDALDSAPKFGDKKTYQMDPANVREAVREVSFDIEEGADIVMVKPALAYMDVIAQLKQVSNVPVAAYNVSGEYAMVKAAARNGWIDEKKVVLETLLGFKRAGADIILTYHAKQVAQWLQEGLN